A stretch of DNA from Bacteroidales bacterium:
TATGTTTTATGATCTTTATAATCCGAAAAATTTGCAAGCATTATAATATTGAATTCTTCAGAATTTTGTTCCTTAAACCTGTTTATGTTAATTGCATTATACAAAACTTTTCCTGTAACTCCATAAGCCTTAAGCCCTGCAAATGAATTACTTATAACAAGATCTGAATTTTTAAGGAGAAATTTTTTAAGCTGATATTCAAATCCTTTTTCAACGCCTGTGTCTCTAATTGATCCATCAACAAATTTTATATTACTAAATCTTGTTGAGATATATGAAAAAAAAGAAGACATTGTATCCCATGAATAAACAATATCGGGTTTGGAAGAGCGAATTATTTTTAAAGTTTTCATTAATCTGATGAAATTGTTACTATAACCAATCTCGTATAATTTATTAACCTGTTTTTTAACAATTTCAGTGTAAAACTGTTCTTTAGAAAATGTAATTACAATTGTTTGAATGTTGTTATATTGTTTTAAGCCATTAATAATTTCTGTCAGTTGCCTTTCTTTTCCACCAAGAAACAAGCCATCTATAACAAATAATAATTTTATTGACATATTAAAATATAATTAATATCGTCAGTATTATATAATTAGTAAATAGTATTATTATTGATTCAATTTTAGTAATTTTTATTTTATTAACGATCTTAATGAAGAACGGGAATAATGGTATGATAAAAACCAGTAAGTACCTGTTAAAATCAGAATAGTAAAATGTTGAAACAATAAAAATAAATGCACCAAATATTAATGATAAATAAACAATTTTTTCAATAAAAGTAACGTTTCTGAAAATTTTTAATATTATTCCCAATATAAAAATTATTAAAAACGGAGAACCAAAATATAAAAATTGGCTTATTTGTCTGATCGAAGAATTTTGCTCAATACTTGCTTTTATAACCGCAATACTTTTCCCAGTTATTAAAGTTAACCATGAAAAATATCCCATAAAACTAAAAGTAATAAACACTATGAGAATACCTATATAATAAAAAAGAATATTTTTAAATTTTATTTTTTTTAGAAATATAATAAAGTAAATAAGTTGAATTAATATGTAGAATAATATTGTAAATTTTGTGTAAAAAGCAAGTCCAGCAAAAATGCCTGAAAGAAGAAACATTATTTTATTTTCATGCTTATATGTTAGGAAAATTGTTGATATAATTAAAAATAATATTAACAATGGTTCAGCAGAAACCTCATTAAATAATATAAAAGACGGAATTGATAAAATGCTTGTTTAAATTTTGAGAAAAAATAAAAAAGTAAAGAAATAATAATTAAATTCAAAAAAATCATACTGTATAAAGCAGACCAATTTGTTACATGGAAAATTTTAAACCAAGTTGCTAAATATATTGGCGTTAATGGGGGATGCATATACGCTCGATTATTTTCTTTATCTACAGGTAGATCTTTTATTTTCCATTTATCTCCACTAATCCATTTTAGATTATATTTTTCTATAAATTCTACTGATAGTTTTTTTGCCGCAGGAGAATATCCAACAGTATCAAAAGGGTTTGCTCTTGTATTCCATGATTTTATTACATATAAAAATCCATGATTTAAAATTTCTTTTGCAGCATCATAATTATTCCATGCAACATCAGAACCTTTCCATTTTTGTAAAGGGTCTTTAAGTAATTGATAGCCTACTATTGAAAAAATTAGACTAATAATAATTATTATTAAATTAAGGTATTTTCTTATTTTCAAATTTTGAGTTAAAATGACTAAATATCCAATAAAACCGGCTATAAAAAATATTATTCCTAATAAATTATATTTAAC
This window harbors:
- a CDS encoding glycosyltransferase, with the protein product MSIKLLFVIDGLFLGGKERQLTEIINGLKQYNNIQTIVITFSKEQFYTEIVKKQVNKLYEIGYSNNFIRLMKTLKIIRSSKPDIVYSWDTMSSFFSYISTRFSNIKFVDGSIRDTGVEKGFEYQLKKFLLKNSDLVISNSFAGLKAYGVTGKVLYNAININRFKEQNSEEFNIIMLANFSDYKDHKTYINASEILAEKNLIDNIFLAGSGKHFEKYKNHIKTLPKSISSKFIFLGKVSNIENYLLKCKIGVLCSTIKYGEGISNSILEYMAAGLIPIATDIGATNEIIINEENGFLISENSHQQIVSIVENLRYDNKLIKKIKFNAINTVKNKFNYNKNIEKFVTIIKSLKNNTL
- a CDS encoding glycosyltransferase family 39 protein; the encoded protein is MLILFLIISTIFLTYKHENKIMFLLSGIFAGLAFYTKFTILFYILIQLIYFIIFLKKIKFKNILFYYIGILIVFITFSFMGYFSWLTLITGKSIAVIKASIEQNSSIRQISQFLYFGSPFLIIFILGIILKIFRNVTFIEKIVYLSLIFGAFIFIVSTFYYSDFNRYLLVFIIPLFPFFIKIVNKIKITKIESIIILFTNYIILTILIIF